A region from the Clostridium beijerinckii genome encodes:
- the tuf gene encoding elongation factor Tu, with the protein MAKAKYERTKPHVNIGTIGHVDHGKTTLTAAITTVLSKKGFAQAFDYAAIDKAPEEKERGITINTSHVEYQTENRHYAHVDCPGHADYVKNMITGAAQMDGAILVVSAADGPMPQTREHILLGSRVGIEYMVVFLNKADMVDDPELLELVEMEVRELLSEYDFPGDDIPVITGSALKALENPEDAEATKCINELMEAVDSYIPTPERATDKPFLMPIEDVFTITGRGTVATGRVEAGVLHVGDEVEIVGLSEEKKKVVVTGIEMFRKLLDDAQAGDNIGALLRGVQRADIQRGQVLAVPNSVHPHTNFVGQVYVLKKEEGGRHTPFFDGYRPQFYFRTTDVTGSIKLPDGMEMVMPGDHIDMKVELITPIAMDEGLRFAIREGGRTVGSGVVTSIQK; encoded by the coding sequence ATGGCAAAAGCAAAGTATGAAAGAACCAAACCACATGTTAATATTGGAACAATAGGTCACGTAGATCATGGTAAGACAACATTAACAGCAGCAATAACAACAGTATTATCAAAGAAGGGTTTTGCACAAGCCTTTGATTATGCAGCAATAGATAAAGCACCAGAGGAAAAAGAAAGAGGAATTACAATTAATACATCACACGTTGAGTATCAAACAGAAAATAGACATTATGCTCACGTTGACTGTCCAGGACATGCTGACTATGTTAAGAACATGATTACAGGAGCAGCACAAATGGATGGAGCTATCTTAGTTGTATCAGCAGCAGATGGTCCAATGCCACAAACAAGAGAACATATATTATTAGGATCAAGAGTTGGAATAGAATATATGGTAGTATTCTTAAACAAAGCTGATATGGTAGATGATCCAGAATTATTAGAATTAGTTGAAATGGAAGTTAGAGAATTATTAAGTGAATATGATTTCCCAGGAGATGATATTCCAGTAATAACAGGATCAGCATTAAAAGCATTAGAAAATCCAGAAGATGCAGAAGCAACTAAGTGCATAAATGAATTAATGGAAGCTGTAGATAGTTATATACCAACACCAGAAAGAGCTACAGATAAGCCATTCTTAATGCCAATAGAAGATGTATTCACAATTACTGGTAGAGGAACAGTTGCAACAGGAAGAGTTGAAGCTGGAGTACTTCACGTTGGAGACGAAGTAGAAATCGTTGGATTAAGTGAAGAAAAGAAGAAAGTTGTAGTAACTGGAATTGAAATGTTCAGAAAGTTATTAGACGATGCGCAAGCAGGAGATAATATCGGAGCATTATTAAGAGGAGTACAAAGAGCTGACATCCAAAGAGGTCAAGTTCTAGCAGTACCAAACTCAGTACATCCACATACTAACTTCGTAGGTCAAGTATATGTATTAAAGAAAGAAGAAGGCGGAAGACATACACCATTCTTTGATGGATATAGACCACAATTTTATTTCAGAACAACAGATGTAACAGGATCAATAAAATTACCAGATGGAATGGAAATGGTAATGCCAGGAGACCACATTGACATGAAAGTAGAATTAATCACTCCAATCGCAATGGATGAAGGATTAAGATTTGCTATCAGAGAAGGTGGAAGAACAGTAGGTTCTGGAGTTGTTACTAGCATACAAAAATAA
- a CDS encoding 30S ribosomal protein S10: MSKQKIRIRLKAFDHTILDQSAEKIVETAKTTGAKVVGPVPLPTEKDVVTVLRAVHKYKDSREQFEIRTHKRLIDIVNPSPKTVDALMRLNLPAGVDIEIKL, encoded by the coding sequence ATGTCAAAGCAAAAAATAAGAATTAGATTAAAGGCTTTTGATCATACAATATTAGATCAATCAGCTGAAAAAATTGTTGAAACTGCAAAAACAACAGGAGCTAAGGTTGTAGGTCCAGTACCATTACCTACTGAAAAAGATGTTGTTACAGTATTAAGAGCAGTTCATAAGTACAAAGATTCAAGAGAACAATTTGAGATAAGAACTCATAAGAGATTAATCGATATTGTTAATCCATCACCTAAAACTGTTGATGCATTAATGAGATTAAATCTTCCAGCTGGTGTTGATATAGAAATCAAACTATAA
- a CDS encoding 50S ribosomal protein L3 — translation MKKAIIGKKIGMTQIFDENGKVVPVTVVEAGPCVVVQKKTSDNDGYEAIQVGFEEIREKLVNKPRKGHFAKAGTTLRRTLKEFRLDDISQYEVGQEIKADVFEVGDKVDVSAVSKGKGFQGVIKRWNQQRGPMTHGSKFHRAPGSMGASSDPSRTFKNKRMPGHMGSVNTTVINLEVVKVIAEKNLILIKGGIPGPNKGRVVIKDSARA, via the coding sequence ATGAAAAAAGCTATAATAGGAAAGAAAATAGGGATGACACAAATTTTCGATGAAAATGGCAAAGTAGTACCTGTAACTGTAGTAGAAGCTGGCCCATGTGTTGTTGTTCAAAAGAAAACATCAGATAATGATGGTTATGAAGCAATACAAGTTGGTTTTGAAGAAATAAGAGAAAAGTTAGTTAATAAGCCAAGAAAAGGTCATTTTGCTAAAGCTGGAACTACTTTAAGAAGAACTCTTAAAGAATTCAGACTTGATGATATAAGCCAATATGAAGTTGGTCAAGAAATAAAGGCTGATGTATTTGAAGTAGGAGATAAAGTAGATGTATCTGCTGTTTCTAAAGGAAAGGGGTTCCAAGGTGTTATTAAGAGATGGAATCAACAAAGAGGACCTATGACTCATGGTTCTAAGTTCCATAGAGCACCAGGTTCAATGGGAGCTTCATCAGATCCATCTAGAACATTCAAGAATAAGAGAATGCCAGGACATATGGGATCTGTTAATACAACAGTAATTAATTTAGAAGTTGTTAAAGTAATAGCTGAAAAGAATTTAATACTAATTAAGGGCGGAATCCCAGGACCTAATAAGGGTAGAGTAGTAATTAAAGATTCAGCGAGAGCTTAA